One part of the Prunus persica cultivar Lovell chromosome G5, Prunus_persica_NCBIv2, whole genome shotgun sequence genome encodes these proteins:
- the LOC18775771 gene encoding subtilisin-like protease SBT1.7, translated as MENKKCVMLQIIYLLGFSVMFYLSVAVAAETGEGKSSMQTYIVWVKRPVQNLFFVKSHEDLESWYHTFLPDTIANSNEPTKSRMVHTYRNVATGFAAKLTPEEVKAMEQKEGFVSAHPERILPLHTTHSPNFLGLQQGLGVWKGANYGEGVIIGVLDTGIGPDHPSFSDEGVPPPPAKWKGKCDFDGTLCNNKLIGARNFQSGKTTGGPPVDDEGHGTHTSSTAAGNFVKGANAFGMANGTAAGMAPYAHLAMYKICSEDGCTEGDIVAALDTAVEDGVDVLSLSLGGPSFPFYEDGIAVGAFGAIQKGIFVSCSAGNSGPSYESLSNEAPWILTVGASTIDRSIRATALLGDHGEFDGVSLFQPKDFNSTLLPLVYPGANGNPSSALCSPGSLENLEGKIVVCEGGRGRVAKGEEVKRAGGAAMILVNQAIDGYSVLADAHVLPATHVSYKAGLDIKAFINSTSTPTATILFKGTVIGDPLAPKVASFSSRGPSTTSPGILKPDIIGPGVSILAAWPVSVDNGTEGKATFNMVSGTSMSCPHLSGIAALLKSSHPDWSPAAIKSAIMTTAEVENLAGSAIVDQTLFPADIFALGAGHVNPSKANDPGLIYDIQPEDYIPYLCGLNYTDEQIQVITQQTVNCSQVGAVPEAQLNYPTFSIKTGSSETRTQYYTRTVTNVGPANSTYNLALVVPPKVGMSVNPQVLTFTEFNQKITYHVEFNAHDDAGKDGVPFAEGYLRWVSDKHSVTTRIVATFSTQ; from the coding sequence ATGGAGAACAAAAAGTGTGTGATGTTGCAGATTATATATCTTCTTGGCTTCAGTgtcatgttttatttatcaGTAGCAGTTGCTGCGGAGACAGGTGAGGGCAAAAGTAGCATGCAAACTTACATTGTTTGGGTGAAAAGGCCAGTCCAGAACTTGTTTTTTGTAAAATCTCATGAAGATTTAGAGAGCTGGTATCACACATTTTTGCCGGACACTATTGCAAACTCAAACGAGCCGACAAAGTCAAGAATGGTTCATACATACCGCAATGTGGCCACTGGATTTGCAGCAAAACTGACGCCAGAGGAAGTAAAGGCAATGGAACAGAAAGAAGGGTTTGTGTCTGCTCATCCAGAGAGGATTCTGCCTTTGCACACTACTCATAGTCCTAACTTCTTGGGGTTGCAGCAAGGATTGGGAGTCTGGAAAGGAGCAAATTACGGTGAAGGTGTGATAATTGGAGTTTTGGATACAGGGATCGGACCGGATCATCCTTCATTTAGTGATGAAGGAGTACCGCCTCCTCCAGCTAAATGGAAAGGTAAGTGCGACTTCGATGGAACATTGTGCAATAACAAGCTTATTGGTGCAAGAAATTTCCAAAGCGGAAAAACTACAGGAGGCCCTCCAGTTGATGACGAAGGCCATGGCACCCACACATCCAGCACAGCTGCAgggaattttgtgaaaggagCCAATGCTTTTGGAATGGCCAATGGCACAGCGGCTGGCATGGCACCTTATGCTCATTTGGCAATGTACAAAATCTGCTCTGAGGATGGTTGTACAGAAGGTGACATTGTAGCTGCTCTAGATACTGCTGTTGAAGATGGTGTGGACGTGCTCTccctttcacttggtggtccTTCATTTCCTTTCTATGAAGATGGAATTGCAGTGGGTGCATTCGGAGCAATTCAAAAAGGAATTTTTGTCAGTTGTTCAGCTGGAAATTCTGGTCCTTCCTATGAGTCTTTATCCAATGAGGCCCCATGGATTCTCACAGTAGGAGCAAGCACCATTGACAGGAGCATAAGAGCAACAGCCTTGCTTGGAGATCATGGAGAATTTGACGGCGTATCTTTGTTCCAGCCTAAAGATTTTAATTCAACATTGTTACCTCTTGTTTATCCTGGTGCAAATGGCAACCCATCATCAGCTTTATGCAGTCCAGGATCCCTTGAAAATCTTGAAGGTAAAATAGTGGTGTGcgaaggaggaagaggaagagttGCCAAAGGGGAAGAAGTGAAAAGAGCTGGTGGTGCTGCCATGATTCTTGTGAACCAAGCGATAGATGGCTATAGCGTCTTAGCTGATGCTCACGTCCTCCCTGCAACACATGTGAGTTATAAGGCAGGTTTGGATATCAAAGCCTTCATAAACTCAACCTCAACACCTACAGCCACAATCTTGTTTAAAGGCACTGTCATCGGAGATCCACTTGCTCCCAAGGTTGCTTCCTTCTCATCAAGAGGACCAAGCACTACAAGCCCTGGAATTTTGAAGCCTGACATCATTGGTCCCGGTGTTAGCATCCTAGCTGCATGGCCTGTTTCTGTAGACAATGGAACAGAAGGCAAGGCAACATTTAACATGGTTTCAGGTACCTCAATGTCATGCCCTCACTTAAGTGGCATTGCAGCCTTGCTCAAAAGCTCCCACCCTGACTGGTCACCAGCTGCCATTAAGTCAGCAATCATGACAACCGCTGAAGTAGAAAACCTCGCAGGCTCTGCCATTGTTGACCAAACACTTTTTCCAGCAGATATCTTTGCCCTTGGTGCAGGCCATGTTAACCCTTCAAAAGCAAATGACCCGGGGCTTATCTACGACATACAACCAGAGGATTACATTCCTTACTTGTGTGGTTTGAATTACACAGACGAGCAGATACAGGTCATCACCCAACAAACAGTGAACTGCTCTCAAGTAGGAGCCGTACCAGAAGCACAGCTAAATTATCCTACATTTTCTATCAAAACCGGGTCCTCAGAGACTAGGACTCAGTATTACACAAGAACGGTGACGAATGTTGGCCCAGCGAATTCAACTTACAACTTGGCTCTTGTAGTACCACCTAAAGTGGGCATGAGTGTAAATCCTCAGGTGCTCACATTCACAGAGTTTAACCAGAAAATTACCTACCATGTCGAGTTCAACGCACACGACGATGCTGGGAAGGACGGTGTCCCATTTGCTGAGGGATATTTGAGATGGGTTTCTGATAAGCATTCTGTTACCACTCGAATAGTTGCTACCTTCAGCACTCAATGA